The Arthrobacter sp. D5-1 genome segment AGCAGGATCCGCAAGGATTTCAGCGCGTCTTTGCCCGTGATGGCCGGTTCGGCGCCGGTTTCCAGCGCCTGCACGAAGTCCTTCACCTGCAGTTTGTGGAACGGGATCAGCTGGCCGTTGATGACGGACAGGTCGACGTTCGGTTCAACGCCTTCAGGATGGACAGGCTCGACGACGATTCGCTCACCCACCGCCCACAGGTCGAGTCGACCATCGCTGCCTTCCGGGAACTCCGTCAGGGAAGCCGAGGCGCCCGTTTCGCCGGTAATGCGGAGCTGGATTCCAAGGTTGGGCGATACCGCGGTGGAGGCCTCCAGCGTTGCCATGGCTCCGGAGGTGAAGGTGATCACCGCCGTTGCGGAATCTTCTACCTCTATGTAATCGCCGTGGCGGTAGGTGTTGACCTTTCCGTAAACCTCGGCCACGTCCCCCAGGTACCACTGGAGGAGGTCGATCTGGTGCACGGCCTGGGACATCAGCACCCCGCCGCCGTCGTTCTCCCACGTGCCACGCCAGGTGTCGCGGTTGTAGTAGTCCGGGTCGCGGTGCAGCATGACCGAGCACTGGGCCATGATCGCCTTGCCCAGCGTGCCATCGTCGATCGCGGTGCGGATCTTCTGCGACGCCGGCCAGAAGCGGCGCTGGAAAAGGACCCCCAGCTGGACTCCGGCGTCTTCACAGGCTGACACCATGCGCTCAGCGGACTCCAGTCTGGTAGCTATGGGTTTCTCGCAGAGAACGTTGATCCCGGCTGCGGCTGCCCTCAGCACCACGTCCTCGTGGGTGGGATGCGGCGTACAGACGGAAACGATGTCCAGGTCCAGGGCGAGGAGCTCGTCCACGCTGGTGACCGCGTTCGGGACTCCCCAGGTCTTGGCTGTTGCTGAGGCCCGGTCCGGATCCACATCGCAGACGCCCACCACCCGGACGTTGTCCAATGCAAGGAAAGCTTCCAGGTGGTTGCGGGAAATGGCGCCGCAACCCGCGATTCCAACACGGAAGATGCGGGGTGCGGTTGCTGACGAAGTCATCGGGTAATCCAACTTTCGGGGCAAATGAGTCGTTTGCTGTGGTTCTGACGTGGAAGGGACCGCGCCGGGCGGCGGAAGCTGCCGCCCGGCGTCGTGCGTGCTGTTTGCTACTTGAGGGAAGTGCGCGGTTTGCCAAGGTCTTCGAGCGGGACGTTGTACGTTTCCCGGGCCGTCATGATGGCGATGCCCGAAGCCACCAGGCACAGGATGGTGAAGCCCGCTACCGGCCACCACCCGTTCGGTCCGGGCTGGGCCAAGAGGGTTGCGATGGCCGGTGCGAAGCCAGCCAGGATCAAGCCGATCTGGCTGCCGATCGCCATGCCGGAGTAGCGGACTGCTGCGGGGAACATCTCAGGGAAGAACACCGTCCACACGCCGTTCCAGCAGGAGTAGAAGACCGTCATGTTCAGGAAACCGAACAGGAAGATCAGGGCGATGTTCTGCTCGCTGATGGCCCAGAAATAGCCGATGGTGGTCAAAGCGCAGCCAAGGGCACCCACCAGGAGGACCTTCTTGCGGCCAACGCGGTCCGAGATCACGGCCGAGATGGGGATGGTCACCATGGACAGGCCGATGGTCACGGCGTTCACGGTGAGCATGAGGGTGCGGTCGATCCCCACGGCGGGGCCGGTGGCGTAGGCCAGGGCGTACACGGTGAAGGTGGTCTGCATGACGGAGAACAGCATCACCACGCCAACGCGCAGGACGTCGCGCCACTGGGTTTTCATGACCGCGACGGCGGGAATGGCCTTGGGCTTGTCATGCTCCACGATTTCCTCGAACACCGGGGGCTCATCCAAGCGGGTCCGGATCCAGTAGGCCACCGCAAGCACTACTACCGAGAGCCAGAACGGCACGCGCCAGCCCCAGCTGAGCAGATGCTCTTCGGGCAGGGCTGCCAAGGGGATAAAGACGACCGTGGACAGCACCATTCCAGAGGCATATCCGGTCATCACGAAGCTGGTGAAGAACGCGCGACGGCCTTCGGGTGAGTGTTCCATTGTGAGGGTCGAGGCACCTGCGGCTTCAGCGCCGGCAGAGAAGCCCTGGGCCAGACGGCCCACCAGCAACAACGCCGTTGCCCAGTAGCCGATTTGTCCATATGTGGGCAGGAATCCGATGCCGATGGAGGCAACGCCCATGATCACCAGCGTGACCATCAGTGCCTGCTTGCGGCCGATCTTGTCACCGTAGTGGCTCATCACCAATCCGCCGAGTGGCCGGGCAAGGTAGCCCACGCCGAACGTCGCCATCGCTCCGAGCAATGCCACTACGGGGTCGCCGCCGGGGAAGAAGATCTTGGGGAAGATCAGGGCGGCGGCAGTGCCGTAGATGAAGAAGTCGTAGTACTCCAAGGTGGATCCGAGGAAGGAGGCGAGTGCCGCCTTCTTGGGCATTTTGACGTGTTCAACCGGCTCTGTTCCAACCGGTTCTGTTCCAAGCGGCGAGGCCGCATTGTTGGCGTCCGAGGGCGAGTGCTGCTGCACGTGTCCCATACTGTCTCCTCATTGAGTGCCGCGGGAAGTGGCACCGCCATGGTGCCTTGCCCGGCAAAGAATTGGACGAGGTACAAACCGCCGGCTGCTGCTTTGTTGTGCAGCCCGCCCGGTAGCCGTTGATAACGACTCCCGTAGCTGTGCTCCAGATCACAGGCGATTGTTCCTCTGGAATCGACTGTAGGACCCAGGTCACACGCAGCGGCACAACTTCCCGTTGAACGGGATACGTCTCTTATCTGACCCGTCAGGGCTCCAGGTGGGACAACCACGGACGGGAGCCATAAGGCCGGCGTTCAGCACCCATGGTCCGGGACAAGCCGCGGCCTGCGGCCACCAGGACCGGGAGTATCAGCCCGGCGTCTTCGTCCACAGAGGGCACGACGACGGAAATGGCACCTATGACGGCTTGGCCCTGGCCAAACACCGGCACGGAATAGGCCGTGTTTTCCTCCACCAGGACACCCACCAAACGGGCATAGCCACGCTCACGGATCTGGGCGAGGTGGCTCCTGATCCTGGCAGGGTCCACCTCCGTTGCCTGCGTGGTCTTCTCCAGCTTTCCTGCCAGGAATCGGTCCTGAACCCAGCCCGGCATGTGCGCCATCATGGCCATTCCCGACGACGTCGTGTGGATGTCCAGACGGCCGGCAACCTCCGCCAGGTTCATGACCGTTCCATGCCGGTCCAGGCGTTCGAGGTAAAGAACACTGTTGGTTTCCACATCCGGAATGGACAGGGCAACGTGTTCCCGCACCGCCGCGTGCACACCTTCCAGGAACGGCAAACCGCGACGTCGGAATTCCTCCAGGGGATTACTGCGGGAGGCCAGTTCCCACATCTTCATTCCGACGCCGAACTCGCCGGCCGCGTTGCGCTCCAGGAGTCCGTTGGCCGCCAGGTCCATGGCCAGGCGATGCACCGTGCTGCGGGACATGCCGGTAATCCGGACCATGTCCTTCAGGGGAAGCCACGGCTGGCCTTTGGAAAACGCGTCCATGATCTTCACGACGCGTTCGATCACGGACTCCCCCGACGCCGAGTTGGCCATGATGCCTCCGTAGTGCTTTTCCGGTCGGCTGCATCGCGGACCGCAAACCCAATATAGCCTTGCACTGAAGCGCGAGAATCCGGGAGGCAACGTGGAACTGCGGCAAATCGAGGCCTTCCTGGCAGTAGCAGAGGAATTGCACTTCGGCAGGGCGGCAGAACGGCTCCGCATGGCCCAGTCGCCGTTGAGCCAAACCATCAAGAAGCTCGAAAAGGGCTTGGGCGCACCGCTCTTTGTCCGCAACACCCGGTCCGTCACGCTGACTCCGGCCGGGCATTCCCTGTTGCCGCACGCACGCCGGATCCTGGACGAAGTGGACCTGGCACGCAGGGCTGTCAGCGCCGGAACGGGGACCGTCTATGGCAAAATCGCCATCGGCTTCTCGGGTGCGCTGAACCATGCCACGCTTCCCCCACTGACACGGGCCCTGCGCCAGCGCTACCCGCAACTCGACGTGACGCTGCGGGGAGGCTTGCTGACCCAGGAAGCACTTCACCAACTGGGCAACGGTGCACTGGACCTGGCCTTTATCGGCCTACCCATCGACGCTCCGTCGCTGGCCACCCGCCGGATTGCCATTGAGCGCCTGGGGGTTACCCTGCCGGCAGACCACCCCCTTGCCGGACAGGCCTCCGTGGAAATGGCCGAGCTGGCCAATGATCCGTTCATCACCATGCCTGCCGCCCAAGGGTCCACGCTGCGTGAGGTCACCTTCGCGGCGTGTGCTGCCGCCGGTTTCCGCCCCAGGATCGCCCAGGAGGTCTCCGACCCCTACACGGCACTGTCCTTGGTGGCCGGTGGCGTGGGCATCAGCCTGATGCCCGGGTCCATTGAGGGGATCATGCCTGCGGGCATCGTCTTCCTGCCGCTTCAAGGCGACGACGTCCTCCTGTTTTCCGGACTCGCCTGGAACCCTGGCTCCATGTCTCCGGCCGTTCGGGCGGCAATCCAACTGGCTGAGGAGGTGCTGCCAACACCTGGGGACTAGCCCACTATGTGTTTTCTGCACATGGTGAGAGACCAACTAAGTATTGGACAAGAGCTAATGCGTTGCCCAGCATTGAGAAAAGCCCCACTCACTCAATGAAGAGGACACCCTCATGGCCACGTTTGCCGTTACATACGCCTACTCCGACTCGACGTCTGCCGGCCGGGATACAGTCCGGCCCGCTCACGTGGAGTTCCTCAAAGCCCAGTTCGACGGCGGTCGCCTCCTCAAGAGCGGCCCTTTCGGTCCGGAGGAATCACCAGGCGCGCTGCTGATCATCGACGGTGACACCAAAGCCGACGTCGAAGCCCTTATGGACCAGGACCCGTTCCATCAAGCAGGGCTCATTGAGGAACGGACCGTGCGGCAGTGGAACATCTTCTTCGGCGCTGATGCTGCGCAGCCGGCAGCCGCGCAGACCGCCGCGCAGCCCGCAGCCGGGCAGCCAGCCGCGCAGACCCCCGCGCAGAACTGAGGTCCCCCAGTGCTGTCCGCGATCACCGTCTCCAAAGAGACCATTGCTTTTCGGGATTCTCCTGAGCCCGTCCTTGAACCGGGCCACGCCCTCGTCCGGGTCCACAACGTCACCCTCTGCGGCACCGACCTCCATATCTGGGAGGACGACTATCCCACGGAGCTCCCCCTGGTCCAAGGCCATGAGTTCTCCGGCATCGTGGAGGCCCTCGCGCCTGCGAAGACCGGCGCCGGGGGCTCCGGAAGGGACACAGTCCAGGAGATCAGCATCGGCGACCGCGTTGCCGTCAACCCCATCATCTACTGCGGCGAGTGCCGCCCGTGCCTCACCGGCCGGTACAACGTCTGCCAGAACGTGGGCTGCCTGGGCTGCTACTCGGATGGGGCACTGACAGAACTGATCAGCGTCCCGGTGGAGAAGCTGTGCCCCGTTCCCGACGATCTCCCGCTGGACATCGCCGCCATGGGCGAACCCGCATCCATCGCCATGCAGGCCGTCAACCGCGGTCGGCCCGAGCCCGGCGACACCGCGCTGGTGTTGGGAAGCGGCCCCATCGGATTGCTGGCCACGCTGTACCTGACGGAGCTTGGAGTCACGGTGATCTGCGCCGATACCGAGCAGCACCGGCTGGATCTTGCGGTCGGGTTCGGTGCCGCGGAAACGCTGCTGGTAAGGCCGGGAAGCGACTTCCCGGATGAACACCAAGCACAACGCCTTCACTCCATGACGGACGGGTACGGTCCGCAACTGGTCATCGAAGCCACCGGGGTTCCTTCCTCCTTGGAGAATGCCATCAGGCTGGTTGCCAGCGCCGGCAGGATTGTCCAAGTGGGCATCTCGCCGCGGCAAGCCAACGTCTCCATGAAGGACATCCCCTACAAGGAACTGGATCTCATGGGCAGCCGGATGAGCCTCAACCTCATCCCTGACGGGCTCGCCCTGCTGTCCCGTCACCCTGAACAGGCACGCGCCCTCATGACCCACCGCTTCGCATTTGCGGAGGTCCAGAAGGCCTACCGATTGATGCAGGGACGAACCGGGAAGATCGGCAAGATCGTCATCGAGATGCCTGCGGGAAGCGTCGCATGAGCACCTCAATCCTCACCGCGCCCGAACAACTCAACGCCAGCTACGACGTCGTGATCATGGGCAGCGGCGCCGCCGGGCTGGTGGCCGCCGTCCGTGCTGCCGATGCCGGACTGAGCGTCCTGGTGGTGGAGAAGGCGCCGCTGCTGGGCGGCACCACGGCTGCCGGTGGCGGCGTGATGTGGGCACCGAACAACCACCTCGCCAAGGCTGCCGGGTACCAGGACAGCCATGCCGACGGCGTCGCTTACCTCACGGAGGCGGCCGGCCACGTGATGACGGCCCAGGAAATTGAGTGGTACGTGGCCACTGCGCCGCGGGCTGTGGACTTCCTGAACCGGAACACCAAAGTGTCCATGGTTCCCATTGCCCGCCCGGATTACCACATGGACTGGAAAGGGTCCGCGAACGGTGGCCGCGGCCTGGACAACAACGCTTTTGATCCCCAGGACTACCCCGGCCTTTCGGAGCTGATCCGGCCGTCGTCGTACTTCCCTCTGCTCACCATGACCGAACGCGATGAACTCAACGGCCGCGCCGCTGATCCGTTGCTGCTGGAACGCCGGGCGTCCACCGGGATCCGGACCATGGGCGGCGCCTTGGTGGGGAGCCTGGTGGCGAGCGCTGTGGACCGGGGCGTGCACCTTGTGGTGTCCAGTCCGGTGGAGGAATTGTCACCGCCATGTGCCGGGTGGATGGTGAGTCTCGGCGGCGTTTCTGCCGACGCGACCGTGGCCGCGACCGCCGTCGTGCTTGCCTCTGGTGGGTTCGAATGGAATCCGCGGCTTCGCAGCGCGTTCCTGCCGTATCCGGTGACGCCCATCAGCGCCCCGTCCAACGAGGGCGACGGCTTGGAACTCGGGCTGAAGGCCGGAGCGGCTGTGGAGGACATGACGGCAGTGTGGGGCGTTCCGGTGATTTCGACGGCGGCCCATCAGTACGACGGTCAGCAGTCGGGGCGTATGGGAAACGTGGAGATGACGTTGCCGGGATCCATCACCGTGAACAGCGACGGCAAGCGTTTCGTCAACGAGGCGCTCAACTATCACGACGCCAGCAGGGTCTTCGCCTCGATCAACCCGCATACGGGCAGGCAACAGAACAACCCGGCGTGGTTGGTTTTTGATTCCGCCTATGTGGCCAAATACCCGGTGGCGGGCTCCTCGCCGGGCGAACCCGCAGAGTGGATGGTGTCCGCGCCCAGCCTGGAACTCCTGGCCAAGGAGGTGGGCATCAACCCAGCCGGTCTCAACGCCACAGTTTCCCGGTTCAACGCCGACGCGGTCCTCGGCGTGGACACGGAATTCGGCAGGGGCGCCACTGCCCAGGACCGATTCCTGGGCGATGCCGGAAACACCCCCAATCCTTGTCTGGCGCCCTTACTGGTGGCTCCGTTTTATGCGGTTCCCATCCGGGCAGGCGTACTCGGCACGTCGGGCGGGTTGGCTACGGACTTCAGTGGTCGCGTCCTGGACCATCGGCAGCAGCCCATTCCGGGACTTTATGCGGCGGGCAACGTGTCGGCCGGGGTCTTCCGCAACAACTACCCCGGCGGCGGTGCCACCCTTGGTTCCGCGATCACCCGTGCCTTCGCTGTTGGGGAAGATCTCGCGGCCCGGCTGAAGTAGCCGACCCTTGGGGGGACGGAAACGCCCGACGGCGACTACCGCCGTCGGGCGTTTGCGTTGCCAGGCCCGCTCTACGCGCCTCGCGCCCGAAATAGGGCGCAGAGCGGGCCCCCACAACGGATGGGCTAGCGGGCGTAGAGCTCGGTGAAGTTCCTGAGAACCCGCATGGGTTCCGTCACGGATGATTCAAGGGCAGCGGCGATGAGTTCATCGGCCTCGTGGGGCGGGAAATAGCCTGCGTTCTTGTAGATGTTGATGCGCGTGATGATCCCGTCAGCATCCAGTTCCGGGTGGAATTGTGTGGCGTAGAGGTTGTTTTTGATGCGGAACATGTGCACCGGGCAGGCAGCTGAGCTGGCCAACAGCACTGCATGTCCGGGTAGTTCGCTGCACGCTTCCTTGTGACCTACAAAGGCGTCGAAGGTGCGTGGGACGCCCCGAAGCATGGGGTCACGTTCCCCGTCGGCGGTGAGCGTGATCTCCGTGGGCCCCACAGGCTCGCCAAAGCGGCGGTCAATCGTGGCCCCTTGGTGAACACCCAGGGTCCCGACGCCGTAGCAGGCACCAAGGAACGGGAAGTCCTCGGCCACTATCCGGTCCAGAAGGGATGAGAGTTCCGTCTCAACCCGGATCTGGTCGGAGCTCTTCTCCTCCACAGGATCGCTGGACGTATAGGGGCTGCCGCCAACAATCACCCCGGAATAGTCCGACAGTTCAAGCGCCGGCAAAGGCCCGGATTCCAGCCGGATACGGACCAATTCTTCCGGTTTCAGGCCGCAGTAGCGGAGGTAGGCCTGGTATTCGTCATCGGCTGCTGCGTCTTCGGCGCGGGTGGCCAGCAAAAGGAAGGGCTTCACAGGCCCAGTCTGCGCGAGGAATGCCTGACGAACAAAGTGTGTTGGCCCGAAGGGGGTTTCTGACAGAGACTCCCTTGCATCGCCGTGGCTGCATAACGTTGGTAGGGACCCCTATGACACACCTATGACTCATTTCTGAGGAGCAATCTTTGAAGCAGGACCCTCTGGTCGTCGGCACGCAATCGCCCAAGGCGTCAGTTGCTGCACCGCAACTCCCCAAGAAGATCCCGTGGGGTGGCCTTCTGGTTCTGGCTGCGGCAGGGTTCACGGCTGTGACCACAGAACTCCTGCCCTCAGGCCTGCTTCCCCAAATCAGCCGCGACCTCGGAGTGGACGAGTCGGCGGTGGGTTCGCTGACCGCGGTCTATGCGGCCATCATCGTTTTCACGGCCCTCCCGTTGTCCCGGTTCCTGGCCGGGCGGCTTCCCCGGAAGACCCTGCTCATTGCCACCGTGCTGGCCTTTGCCCTGAGCAACGTGCTCCTCGCTTTCAGCCCATCCTTGGGTTGGGCGATCGGGGCGAGGCTCCTTGGCGGCATCGCCCACGGCATGTTGTGGTCCAGCATGGCACCGTATGTGGCCCGCATCGTCCCCGCACATTCCGTGGGCAAGGCCATGGCTGTGGTCTTCAGCGGCAACAGCATCGCGTTGGCCGTCGGTGCTCCCATCGGAACGCTGATGGGTTCGCTCATGACCTGGCGCGCCTCGTTCCTGGTCCTGGCCGGAGTTGGTGTGTTGCTGGCTGTCTTGGCTTTTTGGCTGCTCCCCGGCGCCCATGACCAAGCCAGCCAGAAGACCCCATCCCTCCGAGCAGCCATGAAACTGCCCGGCGTCATCGCCATCGCCATCGCATGGCCGCTCCTGCTGCTGGCCCACTTCACACTCTTCACCTACGTTGCCCCGTTCCTCCTCGCCTCCGGACTGCCGGAATCCGCTACGAGCCTGTCCCTTTCCGTGGTGGGCATCGCCAGCCTGGTGGGTATCTGGATTGCCGGCATGACCGCGGACTCCCGCCCGCGCACCTCGGTGATTGCCGCCGTCGGACTCTTGACCCTTGCTTTCGCCCTGCTGCCCGCGCTGGGCGGCACCTGGGTGGGCGCGTTTGGACTGATGACGCTCTGGGGCATCGCGTTCGGAGCGGTGGGCATCTACAACCAGGCGGCGATTCTCCGTGCGGGCGGTGAGCACAAGGATGCTGCCAACGGGCTGACTGTGGTAACCATCCAACTGGGGATCGCCATCGGTGCTGTGTACGGAGCCTTCGCCCTCACCACCGTCGGTGCGCACCTGGTGCCCTTGGCCGCCGCGGTTCCCACTGCGGTTGCGCTGGTGATCATCATTGCCAGCCGTCGCGGCGGCTACCCTGCCGGGGGTCGCGAGAAGCGCCGTTAACATTCCCGAAACACGCCGGTGACGTGATCTTCACGAACAGTGGATTTCTGTAACTTACCTGCAACTTAGCTCTTCTGAGTCGGAAACATAGCTCACCGAACATTGATCGGGGGGTTGGTGTGGGCCGTGCAACAACGGCCCCGTTTCGGACAAGCTTGAAGGGAACGCAGGTGGAGATCTCTGCGCAACACGTCTGGCTGATGTTGTCATCGGCGATGGTGCTATTCATGACCCCGGGCCTCGGCCTGTTCTACGGCGGCATGACCCGCGCCAAGGCAGCTCTGAACATGATCATGATGAGCTTCATCTCGGCCGGCATCGTTGGTGTTGTCTGGGTCCTGTGGGGCTACTCGATGACCACCGGCGACGGCTTCCTCGGCCTGTTCGGCAACCCATTCGCACACTTCGGCCTGCAGGACCTCATGGGTTCGCCGGACCTCATCAAGGCAGGCTTCGCTGCTACGTTCGCCATCATTACCGTGGCCCTCATCAGCGGTGCCATCGCCGACCGTGCCAAATTCGGCGCCTGGGCTTTGTTCGTACCGATCTGGGTGACGGTGGTTTACTGCCCGCTTGCTTACATGATCTGGGGCGGTGGCCTCATGAGTGCAGGGGGCGCCCTCACCCAGATCTTCGGCCAGGTCATCGACTTCGCTGGTGGCGCAGTGGTTGAGGTCAGCTCCGGAACCGCCGCTTTCGTCCTCGCACTGATCGTGGGAAAGCGTCACGGATTCGCCAAGGACCCCAACCACCGCCCACATAACGTGCCGTTCATCATGATCGGCGCAGCCATCCTCTGGTTCGGCTGGTTCGGATTCAACGGCGGAGCCGCCGCCACGGTGGAGCAGGCAGGCCTCATCTGGGTCAACACCCTGGTCACCCCGGCCGCGGCCATGCTGAGCTGGCTGGTGGTGGAGAAGATCCGTCACGGTCACCCCACGTCCTTGGGCGCAGCGTCCGGCGTAGTGGCGGGCCTTGTAGCCATCACCCCGTCCTGCGCGAACATCACCCCGCTCGCAGCTCTCGGCCTGGGCTTGGTGGCCGGCGCTGCCTGCGCAGTGTTCGTTGACCTGAAGTACAAGTTTGGCTTCGACGACTCCCTCGACGTTGTGGGCGTTCACTTCGGGGCCGGCGTCATCGGCACGATCTCCCTCGGCTTCATCGCCTTCCCCACCGAGGGGACGGCCGGCGGCCTCTTCTACGGCGGCGGCCCCCAGCAGTTGATCGCGCAGACCGTGGCCGTCTTGGTCACCATGGCGCTCTCGGGCCTGGGCACTCTGGTCATCGGCCGGGCCATCCACAGGACCATCGGCTTCCGTGTTGCCCACGAGCACGAAATCACCGGTGTTGACCTCACCCAGCACGCCGAGTCCGCCTACGAGTTCGGCCTCACCGCCCACGGCCACTTCCGTCAGCAGCAGGCGCACCTGTCTGCTTTGATCAGGCGGAAGCCCGAAGAGGCCAAGGAAGACAGCTTCGCCTAACGGCACCCTCACCAAACAGCGCCCGCCCACCCAAGTAGGTGACAGCAAACGCACCACTGAGGGCTGATTGGGACGTTTGCTGTTACCTAGTTGGGCTAGCCGGAGCCGTTCCAGATCCGCTGCCACCACGTCCGCTTGCCCGGCTGCTCGGGTTCCGGCTCCGGCGGAGCTGCGGCTGACCTGCGTTCCCGCCATTTTTCCAGTTCAGCGTCCACGTCGCGGAGCTTGGTGATCACCGGAGGCCCGCCCTGAAGTTGCCGCCTGGCCTCGATCACGCGTTTGTTGAAGTCCTCAAGAATGTCCCGGACCTGTTTGTCCGTGTACTGCTGGTCCAGCTTGGCGTCGAGCTCGGAGTCCTCGATCCGGAGCAGAATGGCCGGCGGACCGATCCCGCTGAGGCGTTCGCGTTGGATGAGGCCTTTGACCCACCAGTCGGGATCGTAGTGCTCCCCCAGCCCGGGGATTGGTTTTCCGGCGTATTTCAGGTTGTCGAACTTGCCTTGGTTCATGGCGTCCCGGATGAGGTACTCGACCCGCGCGGCGTCGTCCACTTTGCGGCGTTTCTCGCGTTCCTCGGCGTCGGCGGCCTCGAGCTCTGCGTCTTCTTCCGCGTTGCCGCCCCATGACCGGACTGCCCGCAGTTCGGCGCCGCGCTCAAGCCTGCGCCTGAAGACGTTATTCTCGGCGTTCACGTCCTGCCACCTCCTCGCACGGCAGCCCTCGCCTGCCGGACATCGTGATTCCAGTATTCCGCACGTTGCCGTGGTTGGGGCACGTACCCCCACCACCTGCTTTGAAACCGCAACGACCCCCGACACGCCGCCAACAGGCGTGTCAGGGGCCGTTCGGTGCCCGAAATGGGTGGTGGTGGTCCGGCGAAAAAACTAGGAACGAACAGCCATGCCCGGATCCAACTGTTCGATACCCTCAGGCGTCACCAGCACTACCCGGGCGGTGCAGATGTCGTAGAACAGCCCTGTGGCTTGCACGCTGCCCGAGGCAAGGACTGGCCCAGTGACGGGGTGGTCCTCCAGCTTCCGGAGCTGCACGGCAATGTTCACCATGCTCAGCTGGTCCAGCCGGCTGTAGCCCTCGGCCTCGGCCGCGCGGGCAACAGGATGGCCGGCGAGCAACGCCGAGTAGCTGGGCCGTGCGTGCTCCAGCCAGGTATTAAAGCCCGTACCCAGGGCAGGGGCAGAACCCTCTGCATCAGCAATGACGGCCTTCATTGCGCCGCAGTTGGAGTGCCCGCAAATAACGATCGAATCCACGGACAGCGCCTTGACCGCAAATGACAGCGTTGAATCAATGGAGGCATCACGGCCATCGCTGCACACCACGTTGCCAATGTTGCGGAGCGTGAGAAGGTCACCCGGTCCGCTGCTGGTGATCAGGTTGGGGTTGACGCGGGAGTCGACGCACG includes the following:
- a CDS encoding MFS transporter; this encodes MVVGTQSPKASVAAPQLPKKIPWGGLLVLAAAGFTAVTTELLPSGLLPQISRDLGVDESAVGSLTAVYAAIIVFTALPLSRFLAGRLPRKTLLIATVLAFALSNVLLAFSPSLGWAIGARLLGGIAHGMLWSSMAPYVARIVPAHSVGKAMAVVFSGNSIALAVGAPIGTLMGSLMTWRASFLVLAGVGVLLAVLAFWLLPGAHDQASQKTPSLRAAMKLPGVIAIAIAWPLLLLAHFTLFTYVAPFLLASGLPESATSLSLSVVGIASLVGIWIAGMTADSRPRTSVIAAVGLLTLAFALLPALGGTWVGAFGLMTLWGIAFGAVGIYNQAAILRAGGEHKDAANGLTVVTIQLGIAIGAVYGAFALTTVGAHLVPLAAAVPTAVALVIIIASRRGGYPAGGREKRR
- a CDS encoding ammonium transporter encodes the protein MEISAQHVWLMLSSAMVLFMTPGLGLFYGGMTRAKAALNMIMMSFISAGIVGVVWVLWGYSMTTGDGFLGLFGNPFAHFGLQDLMGSPDLIKAGFAATFAIITVALISGAIADRAKFGAWALFVPIWVTVVYCPLAYMIWGGGLMSAGGALTQIFGQVIDFAGGAVVEVSSGTAAFVLALIVGKRHGFAKDPNHRPHNVPFIMIGAAILWFGWFGFNGGAAATVEQAGLIWVNTLVTPAAAMLSWLVVEKIRHGHPTSLGAASGVVAGLVAITPSCANITPLAALGLGLVAGAACAVFVDLKYKFGFDDSLDVVGVHFGAGVIGTISLGFIAFPTEGTAGGLFYGGGPQQLIAQTVAVLVTMALSGLGTLVIGRAIHRTIGFRVAHEHEITGVDLTQHAESAYEFGLTAHGHFRQQQAHLSALIRRKPEEAKEDSFA
- a CDS encoding DUF1992 domain-containing protein, yielding MNAENNVFRRRLERGAELRAVRSWGGNAEEDAELEAADAEEREKRRKVDDAARVEYLIRDAMNQGKFDNLKYAGKPIPGLGEHYDPDWWVKGLIQRERLSGIGPPAILLRIEDSELDAKLDQQYTDKQVRDILEDFNKRVIEARRQLQGGPPVITKLRDVDAELEKWRERRSAAAPPEPEPEQPGKRTWWQRIWNGSG